From Candidatus Cybelea sp., a single genomic window includes:
- a CDS encoding twin-arginine translocase TatA/TatE family subunit codes for MFSVPDILVVSVLALLLFGPDRLPGLMRQAGRFMREVQNTSHSFISEMERAADAGDAPPNLYPIEPPPAPPPEPPTGPARRLDDDA; via the coding sequence ATGTTCTCGGTACCCGATATCCTCGTCGTCTCGGTGCTCGCGCTCTTGCTCTTTGGGCCGGATCGTCTGCCGGGCCTCATGCGTCAGGCCGGGCGCTTCATGCGCGAGGTCCAGAACACGTCGCACTCCTTTATTTCTGAAATGGAGCGCGCCGCCGATGCGGGCGACGCGCCGCCGAACCTCTATCCGATCGAGCCTCCGCCGGCGCCGCCGCCCGAGCCCCCGACGGGCCCGGCAAGACGGCTAGACGACGACGCTTAA
- a CDS encoding tetratricopeptide repeat protein: MFRNRREFACALEALGRRDFARAQAELTALLEGASDDLERAFLFNKRGVARIGLELRELACDDFSAALEANARHAPALTNLGNLLLEAGRVEEAIAHYERAVESDGDYAVAYLNLGVAYKRAGRIAEGVRALRCAQRLEDRQRATALRSFPRFRSR, from the coding sequence GTGTTCCGGAATCGACGGGAATTTGCTTGCGCGCTCGAGGCTCTGGGGAGGCGCGATTTTGCCCGAGCCCAAGCAGAGCTCACTGCCCTGCTTGAGGGGGCGTCGGACGACCTGGAACGCGCCTTCCTCTTCAACAAGCGAGGTGTAGCGCGCATCGGGCTCGAGCTGCGCGAGCTTGCGTGTGACGATTTTTCCGCGGCGCTAGAAGCAAACGCGCGCCACGCGCCGGCGCTGACCAATCTCGGCAACCTGCTGCTCGAGGCGGGCCGGGTCGAAGAGGCGATCGCGCACTACGAGCGCGCGGTCGAGAGCGACGGCGATTACGCGGTCGCGTATTTGAATCTCGGGGTCGCTTATAAGCGTGCGGGCCGCATCGCCGAAGGGGTGCGCGCGCTGCGCTGCGCGCAGCGCTTGGAGGACCGGCAGAGAGCTACCGCTCTGCGCTCTTTCCCGCGGTTTCGTTCGCGGTGA
- the trmD gene encoding tRNA (guanosine(37)-N1)-methyltransferase TrmD, whose translation MFEIDVITLFPEVFAPFVGLSIVGRAVEAGIANVRYLHLLDYLEEGERADDAPFGGGPGMVLRIEPIARVLDRVLAGAPADERRLIVVPSPSGKPFDQQDAQRLAALDRVVIVCGHYEGIDDRLGRLYPIQEYSLGDFVLTGGEIPALAFMDAAIRLLAGTIRPQSLENESFSAGLLDYPSFTRPATFRGVDVPEVLLSGDHAKIARWRREQSRLRTAGRRRDLLDNALLDNALHLEESP comes from the coding sequence GTGTTCGAGATCGACGTCATCACGCTCTTTCCCGAAGTCTTCGCGCCCTTCGTCGGCCTCTCTATCGTCGGACGCGCGGTCGAGGCGGGAATCGCAAACGTGCGCTACCTCCACCTCCTCGATTATCTCGAGGAGGGGGAACGCGCCGACGACGCACCCTTTGGCGGAGGACCGGGCATGGTGCTGCGCATCGAGCCGATCGCTCGCGTTCTCGACCGCGTTCTGGCAGGGGCCCCCGCGGACGAACGCCGCCTGATCGTCGTCCCAAGCCCGAGCGGCAAGCCGTTCGACCAGCAAGACGCGCAGCGGCTCGCCGCCCTCGACCGCGTGGTCATCGTCTGCGGACACTACGAAGGGATCGACGACCGCCTCGGGCGGCTCTATCCAATCCAGGAGTATTCGCTTGGCGACTTCGTCCTGACCGGCGGCGAAATTCCGGCGCTCGCGTTCATGGATGCGGCAATCCGGCTGCTTGCCGGGACGATCCGCCCGCAGTCGCTCGAAAACGAGTCGTTCTCGGCCGGCCTGCTCGATTATCCCAGCTTTACCAGGCCGGCAACGTTCCGCGGCGTGGACGTGCCGGAGGTGCTTCTCTCGGGCGACCACGCCAAGATCGCACGATGGAGGCGCGAGCAGTCCCGCCTTCGAACCGCCGGACGGCGCCGAGACCTGCTCGATAATGCGCTGCTCGATAACGCCTTGCACCTCGAGGAAAGCCCGTGA
- the rplS gene encoding 50S ribosomal protein L19, translating to MNVIDALKRDQLKQDVPKFRPGDTVKVYSKVVEGGKERTQMFEGVVIVRKGGSAAESITVRRIAHGVGVEKTFLLHSPRVERIEVGRRGIVSRSRLYYLSEKVGKAARIKEKKAKGT from the coding sequence ATGAACGTGATCGACGCGCTCAAACGCGACCAGCTCAAGCAGGACGTCCCTAAATTTCGCCCCGGCGACACGGTGAAGGTTTACTCCAAGGTCGTCGAAGGCGGCAAGGAGCGGACGCAAATGTTCGAAGGCGTCGTCATCGTACGCAAAGGCGGCAGCGCCGCCGAATCGATCACGGTTCGGCGCATCGCGCATGGCGTCGGGGTCGAAAAGACCTTTTTGCTGCACAGCCCTCGCGTCGAGCGCATCGAAGTCGGGAGGCGCGGCATCGTCTCGCGCAGCCGCCTCTACTATCTGAGCGAGAAGGTCGGCAAGGCAGCCCGAATCAAGGAAAAGAAAGCCAAAGGAACCTGA
- the lepB gene encoding signal peptidase I, with protein MRVGNATLKELLDVLIIVGLVALFLITFVIRTFYIPSVSMVPTLQVRDVLLVDEIAYRLARPHDGDIALFIPPVPAGGNDFVKRVIGVPGDTIAIRDGAVFRNGLRLAEPYENQPPAYDLAIRNYAIYVNGAPLDSRSANVPPRALWQAPDRVPNGFYFVLGDNRNYSDDSHVWGFAQLQGRFAGGPLARRKVTAAFTGRAFAIVWPLDRLRVLEK; from the coding sequence GTGCGCGTTGGGAACGCGACCCTCAAGGAACTGCTCGACGTGCTCATCATCGTGGGCTTAGTCGCGCTGTTTCTGATCACGTTCGTCATCCGGACGTTCTATATTCCGTCGGTCTCCATGGTGCCGACGCTGCAAGTCCGCGACGTGCTGCTCGTCGATGAGATTGCCTATCGCTTGGCGCGCCCGCACGACGGCGACATCGCCCTATTCATTCCACCGGTTCCCGCCGGCGGAAACGACTTCGTGAAGCGCGTTATCGGCGTGCCGGGTGACACGATTGCCATCCGTGACGGTGCCGTCTTCCGAAATGGCCTCCGCCTGGCCGAGCCCTACGAGAACCAGCCGCCGGCCTACGACCTGGCGATCCGAAACTACGCGATCTACGTCAACGGCGCGCCGCTGGACTCGCGGAGCGCAAACGTGCCGCCGCGCGCCCTCTGGCAGGCACCGGACCGCGTGCCGAACGGCTTCTATTTCGTTCTGGGCGATAACCGAAACTATTCCGACGACTCGCACGTCTGGGGCTTCGCGCAGCTGCAGGGACGCTTTGCGGGCGGCCCGCTCGCCCGGCGCAAGGTCACAGCGGCATTTACCGGCAGAGCGTTCGCGATCGTTTGGCCGCTCGACCGCCTGCGCGTTTTGGAGAAATAG
- the lepB gene encoding signal peptidase I, whose translation MTPYELLAIVAIIAVARAVLSLRPVVAGSAGRSTAIAREFLDPFIIAGLAAWVLITFVARTYYIPSGSMLPTLQIHDVLLVDKFEYRFHRPNEGDIVVFPPPVPTPDDFIKRVIGRPGDRLRVSGGSVYLNGTALREPYIAEKPAYSLEIRDYGIYVSYGVGWQRLDPSSANVPPASSWTAPDKIPPHCYIMLGDNRNDSEDSHIWGFAQDQGAFAAGPRKGTQGGFTGRAFLIFWPPSEAKIL comes from the coding sequence ATGACGCCCTACGAGTTGCTCGCCATCGTCGCGATCATCGCCGTTGCCCGTGCGGTGCTCTCGCTGCGTCCGGTCGTCGCTGGATCGGCGGGGCGCAGCACGGCGATTGCCCGCGAGTTTCTCGATCCGTTCATCATTGCCGGTCTGGCCGCGTGGGTTCTCATCACGTTCGTGGCGCGGACCTACTACATTCCCTCGGGGTCGATGCTGCCCACGCTGCAGATTCACGACGTACTGCTCGTCGACAAGTTCGAATATCGCTTTCACCGGCCCAACGAAGGCGATATCGTGGTCTTCCCGCCGCCCGTCCCGACGCCGGACGACTTCATCAAGCGCGTGATCGGGCGTCCCGGCGACAGGCTTCGAGTCTCCGGAGGCAGCGTGTACCTCAACGGCACGGCGCTGCGAGAGCCGTATATCGCCGAAAAGCCGGCGTACAGCCTGGAGATCCGCGACTACGGCATCTACGTGAGCTACGGCGTCGGCTGGCAGCGCCTCGATCCCAGCTCGGCGAATGTTCCGCCCGCCTCTAGCTGGACCGCCCCGGACAAGATTCCGCCGCATTGCTACATCATGCTCGGCGACAACCGGAACGACTCCGAGGATTCACATATCTGGGGCTTTGCACAGGATCAGGGAGCGTTCGCCGCCGGGCCGCGCAAAGGGACGCAGGGCGGCTTCACCGGACGCGCCTTTCTGATCTTCTGGCCACCCTCGGAAGCCAAGATTCTGTAG
- the lepB gene encoding signal peptidase I, with protein MPRILRWRSIASLALQLAVLSVLIAAFFMRLPEVSGLSMEPHIHSGEFVLINTFAYRLGSPKHGDIVAFRHEGDDREVFIKRVVGVPGDRIRIDRGRVYTNGAPLREQYVKDPDDRTFAEVVVPANSVYVLGDNRANSEDSRIFGTVGDDRLIGRAIAGVWPPRMFGAL; from the coding sequence GTGCCCCGCATCTTGCGATGGCGGTCGATCGCGAGCCTGGCGCTGCAGCTGGCCGTACTCTCCGTTCTGATCGCGGCCTTTTTCATGCGTTTGCCGGAGGTTTCGGGGCTCTCGATGGAGCCGCACATCCACTCCGGCGAGTTCGTTCTCATCAATACGTTCGCTTATCGGCTCGGCAGCCCGAAGCACGGCGATATCGTCGCCTTCCGCCACGAAGGCGACGATCGAGAGGTTTTCATCAAGCGCGTCGTCGGTGTTCCGGGCGACCGCATTCGCATCGATCGAGGGCGCGTCTATACCAACGGCGCGCCGCTGCGCGAACAATACGTCAAGGATCCCGACGACCGCACCTTCGCCGAGGTCGTCGTCCCGGCGAACTCCGTGTACGTTCTCGGCGACAACCGGGCCAACAGCGAAGATTCGCGCATTTTTGGCACCGTCGGCGACGACCGCTTGATCGGCCGCGCGATCGCGGGCGTCTGGCCGCCGCGGATGTTCGGCGCGCTGTAG